A region from the Rosa rugosa chromosome 6, drRosRugo1.1, whole genome shotgun sequence genome encodes:
- the LOC133715226 gene encoding probable protein phosphatase 2C 25 encodes MPCALAVPNSPIFSPSKIPSIFCRSSPSSCSSPRVLLHGPPPTPSSRSNNPLSSPKAFPARFQSQRHVISNCKKEPSGLGSGPALALKRKRPMRIDIPAAPVSFGVDSPKVEERVEAVEVDEDGYSVYCKRGKRGLMEDRYSAVVDLHDNTRQAFFGVFDGHGGSKAAEFAAKNLDKNIVGRLASGGEEKVMEAVKDGYLETDVEFLKEDVSGGACCVTALVQKGNLVVSNAGDCRAVMSRGGVAEALTSDHHPCRTDERARIESSGGYVDCCRGVWRIQGSLAVSRGIGDRQLKQWVIAEPETQVLKINPECEFLMLASDGLWDKVTNQEAVDEVRPLCVGIDKPELFSACKKLVDLSISRGSMDDTSVMIIQLGRFVS; translated from the exons ATGCCTTGCGCTTTAGCGGTACCAAACTCTCCGATCTTCTCACCGTCGAAAATTCCGTCCATTTTCTGCCGGTCATCTCCTTCTTCATGTTCTTCTCCTAGAGTACTTCTCCATGGTCCACCTCCAACGCCGTCGTCACGGTCCAACAACCCACTTTCGTCGCCGAAGGCTTTCCCGGCAAGGTTTCAGAGTCAGAGGCATGTGATTAGTAACTGCAAGAAGGAGCCGTCGGGTTTGGGCTCGGGTCCGGCTTTGGCtttgaagaggaagaggccgaTGAGGATTGATATTCCGGCTGCGCCGGTGAGTTTCGGCGTTGACTCGCCGAAGGTTGAGGAGAGAGTGGAGGCGGTGGAGGTTGACGAAGATGGATACTCGGTTTACTGTAAGAGAGGGAAACGAGGTCTCATGGAGGATCGGTACTCCGCCGTGGTTGATCTTCATGATAATACCAGACAG GCGTTCTTTGGTGTGTTTGATGGGCATGGAGGTTCAAAGGCAGCTGAATTTGCAGCAAAGAACTTGGATAAGAACATCGTGGGTCGTTTGGCGAGCGGAGGAGAAGAGAAGGTCATGGAAGCAGTGAAAGATGGTTATTTGGAGACTGATGTTGAGTTTTTGAAGGAGGATGTTAGTGGTGGTGCTTGCTGTGTGACTGCGTTGGTACAGAAAGGTAATCTGGTGGTGTCGAATGCTGGTGATTGCCGCGCTGTTATGAGCCGAGGAGGGGTTGCTGAGGCCCTTACGTCTGATCATCATCCTTGTAGAACAGATGAAAGAGCCAGAATTGAAAGCTCG GGTGGTTATGTGGATTGTTGCCGCGGTGTTTGGAGAATACAAGGGTCTCTTGCTGTTTCAAGAGGAATTGGAGATCGACAGCTAAAGCAGTGGGTTATAGCAGAACCAGAGACTCaagtcctaaaaataaatcCTGAATGCGAGTTCTTAATGTTAGCTTCTGACGGTCTTTGGGACAAG GTTACTAATCAAGAGGCAGTTGACGAAGTTCGCCCTCTATGCGTTGGAATTGATAAGCCAGAGCTGTTTTCTGCTTGTAAAAAGCTTGTTGATCTTTCAATAAGTAGAGGTTCCATGGACGATACAAGCGTGATGATAATCCAATTAGGCCGTTTTGTTTCGTAA